The DNA region CGCGCGCGGGTTAGCAAGCAGCCCGGATCATCGGATTTCGCCGATTGGCGGCCTCAATCAAAACACACGATAGAACTCTACGCCCGAGAGGGAGAAGCAGAGAACCGAGGATCGGCGAGATGAGATGAACGAACCTGGTAGGTGTTGTCGAACTTGTCGTACATGAAGCGGGTGATGATGGCCGTCTTGCCCACGGCCTGGTCGCCCAGGAACACCAGCTTGTACTTGGCCAGCGCCGACACCACCGGCGCCATGGGATCCGGTCACCAggcccccttcttcttctggtTATGCTGGAGACCAAGAGCTTCGTGTTTGGGGCGGGTTCGGACGCGTGCGACTGATGGAAAGGGGAGGAAGATTGCTTTGAACGGGGAAGAAGGGCGTCGCTTTCGGCGTTTTCAAACTAGGCTTTTCGTCGTCGTGGGGtggcccgaggaagaagaacgaGGGGAAGGGGAGGAGCGTTTCTTGCTTGCCCCAGCTGCCAACGGGCACGCGATCTCCTGCCAAAATTGTTTGGGTGGAGAAATCGCGTGGGGTCAGCGCTGATGAGCGCACAGCTAATGGTAACCGGGGAAACCAGGTTCCAGTCAAAAAGGCGGGAGAAAAAACGGAAGCTTAGCGCGAGCCCTTCCCTGATCCGGTGGCGAGTCCAGAAGCAGAacacggcggcgcgcgcgctcgTGCCAGGCGTGACCTGGCACGAGAGCACAAGTGCGCGACGCAACGCCATAGCCCATAGGGGCCGGGGGAGGGCCAGTCCGAAGTCCAAACCAAACACGCCGGTTTGACTCACTCTTTAAAAGGATCAAATGGGTTGGGCTGCAacctccccctccctccggCGCGAGCCTGCAGCAGGATCTTGTGGGCTAGAACTTTTTGTATGAGTTGGGCCAGACAGTTAATAACACACAACCACGTTGCTGTGTGGATTGTTTAATGGGCCAAGATCAGAAGACATAAACTTGCTGGGCCATTCCCTTTTTTCGAGCCCAAATGCTGCTGTGCAACGGTGGGTCCCGAGAAGCAGGAGCATGCCCTctcccgagagagagagagagaggaatgaCGTATTCAATTTGCCTGCTAACGTAGATGCCATGCACCAGCATGTAACCGTTTCAGCCTGACAGTGAACAACCTGTGCTGCGCTAGTGCCGCGTAACGAAGCATAAATACACTATACAAAGTCCACAACGAAGTGGCAACTCTAACCGAACGAATTATTAGTAGCAGCAGCACAACAACATCCAGCCCTCCACCGTGCCCAAGCTGCCAGTTACGGAGGGCGCGACGCGGTTCACAGTGCCAGGCAGCAGCAGCGCCCGTATCGGCAGCGCTCCGCCTGTGCGCGCAAAAAACTGGCAGGCGGCAGGCAGCAGCGTAATGAGGTTCGCCGGGGCCGATCAGATCGGGTACGCCCGCGCGGCTAGTAGTAATCGCCGCCTTAAAGGCCGCACCCAACTCTCAGGCGGGCGAGCTCTCCTctcgccgcgccaccgccggccgcgcgACTACTAACTCCCCGTATTAATTGCCCGAAGTACTCCTCCTCATGTATAATTTGTGCATACTGTGTACGCCGAGACGACGTGATCTGGCGAGGCACCGTACGTGGTGGTAGCGCGCGTACCCTCGGCCGCGTTCAATCGCGTATTCAATGTCCCATTCACTCGCTCACCGGCGTCGGCAGGTCCGTCGACTCGATCGGCGACCTTGACCGCGACCGGCGTATTCCGTGCGTTGCCTTCCGAGCTCCGATCCGTCATGTGATTCATGCAGCGCGCAGCCGCCGTGCACGGCAGCCGAGCGCGCACGAGCTGCAGGCGCCGGGatcgccgcggcggcgacgtcgccgcctgcgcgcggGTGGCAGATTGGCAGGTGCGGTGCGCAGCAGAGAGAGGCTCAGCTAGCCGGATCATCATTGGCATGCGCAGTGGCCAACATTTATGTGGCGTCGCCCTGCCACGTCTCCCGGCTTCCGGCCATGGCACACCAGGGCGCCGCTCGCCCGAATCATCACCGGTTCTGATGATTTCAGCTGCTGTCCACATTGAAGGACGTCGTTTTTCTGGTAACCACCTCAATATGGCGCCAATGCACTGGTGCTGAATGCTGATCGACCCATCATGCACGGCAGCCTGTTAGGATTAGGAGCAGTCAGTAACAGTAACCTGAGCGCTTCTCTGAAATGCATAAAATAAGACCCCTTCTTTATACTATTATAAAATTAACGGTGCCACTCCATCCTGATTCACCCAGGTTGGATGACAGGCGCGCAGTGAAGCAGGCGAGATAGAGAGCAGACGGAGGAGCCAAGCACACGTGCACATCTGTTCTTCCACCACAGGGAAGAGCTCGCGACCGATCGGGGGTGCCGGAGCCGCATCGGACGGCGGGGAGCGTTTCTGGTGGCCGGCGACCTCGCTATACTACGCAGCGAAAGTAAAGGCGGCGACGTTGCGTGCGGGCGGGCGCATTGAAGCAGGAATTGAAGGGGAGTTAATGGGAACCGGTGGACTTCACTCTGAGCACCACGACCTCTATATATGACCGTCTTCTTCCGGCCTTCAATGCTACCAGGAGTCGCCGTCGGGggataaaaagaaaagaaaagtgaGGTCGCCGTCCAAATGCCCCCCCTCCTCCTTTCTGGGATCCGACGCTCGAAAAGAAAATGTTTCAAGGCATGaagtattttttttaaaaaaacttttTTCCCCAATTTGATACAGTTCCATATGGGGCCTGTGGCCCGTCCAGCTCTTAAATTTGCTTCAATCTACTGGAGGTCCAGAAGCGGGGCGCGCACCTGTTCTAGCATTCTGGGGATCTTCAAATGGGGAACTACCGATATCATTGCAGCAGCAGCATTCACTCCTGTTGCACTGGAACAGTAGAGCCCAAGTCCACCGCGTTCAGGGAAATTCATGCGAACACTGGCATCTGGCGCGTTGAGAATGACTGGTGTAAGCTAGAAACAACTGCACGATAGCCTACCTTAGCAATGAGAAATCTTAGCCAAGAATGCACCCAGCACATGGTGATGGAAGAACCATTAAGATTCACTATATGATGATGAGGTGCCAAGAGTCGAACATGCATAGTTCTCACTTCCAAACCAAAAGCTAATAAATCGCTCTTGACCAGTATTGTTCATGTTCAGCCTAGCTTACAAATTGCTAGCATGACACGGAATGTGCCAGTACTCTCAATTAGGAATGCAAATTATATTTATTTCGAATCATTGGATTGACCTAAATATTTGATAAAATAAACCAGAATAGCATGCCATCGCAATTATTTAGTTGACCCATAAAAATATCATTGGATGCCCACCTACATCCTTACTCTCATTTATCCAGCCGAATTGTGTTTGCCAGCACGATAGCACACCGATGGATGACACAAGAGCAAACACACTTGTGCATGTACGAGCCGCCCTCGATGCTGGCCTAGGGTACTCTCTACTGCCTAGTTAGTAGTAGCAGTACAGTGGCAGCAATTGCATTGCACCATCCAAGCCAGCAGCCATCATAACGATCGCAGCGGCAGGGGTTCTTAATGGCCACGCAGCTAATCTCCTGGCCTGGGGGAGGCAGATGGAAGGGGCGTTTTCGTAAATCCAGGCGCGGCCCCACCCCGAATTTAAAGGGAAGGTTGGCGAGATTTATTCCGGGGTTGTAAATTTGGGGTTAAAACCGGGTGTTGGGCCGCTTTAAATTGGAGTCTCCCTTGGCGACCCAAATTTGGAAGTCGGAGTTATGGGGAGGAGCTAGGCAGCCGCATTCATTCCGGCCTCAACCGTGCCCCGCCGGCTCTCGAGCCTCGCCTCTCGTCGCCGGCTCCGGCCACCCGCCCGGTGCGCCCGCGCGAGCTCTCACCTCCGGCTCCCCCGGGCCCCACACGAGGGGCACGTGTCAGCTGCTCGCGCTGGCCCGGCCGTGACGCTGAGTAGACATGGAAGGTTCGGGGGCCGGATGACCAATTGACCATGATGTGATCTGACGGCTTCGTAACAGTCGAGATTACGGAGCCCCAGTAATGGTTCTTCACGGACGGCGCTCGCTGTTCATGCGGTGCTGACATGCTGCTATACTCATTTACTCCTACTGGTATGAGCAACAACCGGTATTCACAATAACTGCATTCAGGGGCAGAATTAGATACAGGTAGCTTTTAAAGCGGCCCAAGTGGCCAGTACACTTGGTCAATCCGTGTAGTAGCATTTCCGTGTTTAGTTACTCCTTAAATCTCTCTCACCGGCGTGTATTTGTAGTTGAAGTTTGTTGACCTGACCCCTGACCGAACCGCGTTTCCTCCCCTCCTCAAACGCTTCtccctcgccggccatgctgctgctgcggtcGATCGGGCACCGGTGATTAATGGCCCAACCACCTTGCTTGCTTCAGATGAGGGAAAAGGAAGGCGGGAGAAAAGGAGGCGATGAAGAAAGGCGAGAGCGCCGCCGCCTGGTGCAGGGAGGCGCGCGCACGCGGCGCGATTAACTTTAATGGGCGCGCCTGATCCTTGGATCTTTCCCTCTATACCACTCCATGACACGATCCTATCCGCTCCCCCGTAATCAATGCGGTCGTATCCACTGCCCCAACGGAAAGCCGGATCCGTTTGAGGTTTAATTTATTTTTCAGTCCAGTGGTCTACCCGCTTTCGGCCGGAGCTGAACGGAACTCGACGCGGCCCCGGCCGGGAGCCGGCAAGGCGGAAAGGGAAACTAACCCACCCGCCCGGAAGAGACGACGGGCGCTGCTGATCTGACGGGAGAGGGGAGCGCGCGGTTAATGCACTGCTTGATCGCTGGCCTTAATGGCAAGCTAAAACGATTGTTAACCGCAAAAGCCCATGCAGCGTTAAGAAGCATGTGAGGGCGGAGAGCGATGCGATGGGCGGAGGCGGGTGCGtgcgtggtggtggtggccggagcAGTAATGGTGGTGGTGGGGGAGGGGGAGGTGACCGGACCGGGCTGCCCGGGCgggccggagcggaggaggagcgcggtggccggccggcgcccggCGGTTAAAGGGGAGGCGGATGCCACGCAGACGCAATCGAGATGGAATGCGATGCAGCGGCCTGACTCGACCTGACCCGACGGTCCTGACCAGTAGTAAGTGTAAGTAGCTGTGTGAACATCTCGTGGGCCCGGCCGCAGTGTCCCCTTTAAGATCCTGGCTACCACTTCCGGGCTCATAAATTTCCGGCCCCCGACGAGGCCGAACCACCCGAGGGCTCCTCCGCCCTATATAATCCCCCGTTGCGTCCGAATCCAGACCCAATGCTCGCCCCCACACCCACATCGCACCGGAGCCAGCCAAGCCAACAGCCCAACACGATCATCGGTCGCCTGATCCACAAGGATACATCACCAGGAGCCAGCACCCGGCCCGCCCGACCAAGCCAAGTACGCTACCACCACTTCTGGCACCGCACCGACCGAGGGTGCCGTGCAACGACACCAGCAGCAGATGGTGTCTCTGCAGTCGGCGCTCCTGCCGGAGGCCAGCAAGCGGCCGCCGTGCCTCTCCCTCGTgggcagcgccgccgtcgcctccaccgccaccagcAAGAAGCGGAAgcgggacggcggcgacgaTCGCGACGACAGCCGCGGGGAGGTCGTCGACGGAATCGAGCTCAATTTCGacgccgcgccgcttccccccgAGTGGCAACGCTGCCTCGACATCAAGGTACATACCGACCGAACGTGCAGCCCGGTTTATGATCAATACTTCtgatgccccccccccccccccccccccggcgcgcgCGCGTTCTGATCGTGCGTGCTTGTGCAGTCGGGGCAGATCCACTACTACAACACGAGGACGCAGAAGCGGACGTGGAAGGACCCGAGAGGCGAGCCGGACTaccgcgccgcgccggccgccgccgccgacgaggaGGAGTCGGCGAATTGCGCGCCGCCGGGGCTGGACCTGGAGCTCAACCTCACGTTCTCGCCGCGCCCGGCGCTCGCCCACCAGGAGAAGAAGAAGCCCAAGcctgccgccccgccgccggcaccaGCAAGAACGGCAGCAGAGCGCCGTCCGCCCGCGGAGGCCGCCGAGGACAGCCGGGAGATGGTGGCGGCGGTGTGCGTGCGGTGCCACATGCTGGTGATGATGTGCCGCGCCAGCCCCGCGTGCCCCAACTGCAAGTTCCTGCAcacgccgagccgcgccgcgccgccgccgcccgagccggcGGCGCCCCTCAAGCTCGGCCTCCAGCTGCTCTGCTGCAGGGACTAGCGATCGGCCAACCAATAGATGGTTCCATCCCGTGCGCCTCGATCGGCACGCGCGCACGAGCGACCAGTATGCCGCACGTGTACATGTAGCCACCTGAATGTGCAAGTGCAGGGATCGATGGACTCGTAGCAACAGAGTAATGGGCTCGTAGTAACTAAGGCCACTGTGATGCACGTAACTAGGTGGGTAATCAAACAGGGTGGAGTTGATCGACCCCCGTTCGATCGTCCGGCATGGCGATGGGATCAATGGTGATGTGGATATAAGTGCATATAAATGTAGCTCGGAACTTTCGGCACCTGTCACTTGTCCGTGCATGTATGTAATCCGAGCTCGCGAGGGCGTGCTGCTCGTTGCGGAAAGTTGGTTGGCTGTTGGCGCGCGGGAATTTATTATTGGTGCTCGCGAGATCAACACTACTAGCCAGTACCACTCCTCGCCACTGTACCCATTCCAATTCGAGAGCGATTAGCAAGCGGAGAAAGGCCGCCCCGCAAACGGAAACAAAAAGGCAGGTTCGGGCAGGCACATGCAAAACACGGCCTGGTGATTCCACTTGGGCGTGGCCGCCCGACCGCGGCGTCCAGGGGGCCGTTGGGAGTTTGAAcatgatcttcttcttcttcttgtttctctttttctttttcttctgtcGTGGATACCAGAGCTAGGGGTTTTGAATGCGCGGGTCGACCATTTACTAGCATCTGGATGGCGGGTGCAACGAACTGTCCTCTCGCGTATTGAATCGCATGTATAATGTTGCCATCTTCCGCTTGTCACGACAATGAGGCGATTCATTGCGCGGGTGCACCCCGGCCCGGCCGGCGTCGCGAGCGGGGCGAGCTGGATACAGTGGACAACATTAACTCGTGCTCATTTCTGTCCATCTTTTCCGTTCCGTGAAAAAGAGATGAGTGCAACGTTCATCTGCTTGCTACTCCTACGTACTTACGATAATTCGACcgattttttttttggttatTTCCCCAATGCGAAGTCTTGTTATCCTCGACTCCCAGACATGCAACCCATGCATGCATATCCACTTTTGCGAGTGGAACAATCAAGGAGTTTTCGTAGCGTTGTGTTGACGAACAAACAAGGACTTGTACCCTCCGCGACGACGTTTGTTTGTCGTGCTCGACACGGCGCCGAATCAGCATCAGCGGGGCCCATCTATGTGGATGTGCTCCGCACTTGCCACCTGCCactgtgcgtgcgtgcgtgatTGTTGACGGCAATACTGTCTCGTCGGGCGGTGCAGCGATCTTACTGTTAACTAGTCTACGCGCTCATCACCTCTCCCATGCTCACGAGTGGTATATCTATCTGCCACCCTAATTCTTTGCGCTAGTGTTCAGAATGAATTCAGATGAATCTATCTAAAACCTAAACGAGCATGCGCCAGCCGCACGGTCCATTTCCCTGCAAGTGCCAAGTTCCCCCCTCACCCTCACGCGCATGCACCGGCTGCAGGTACCCGATGCTCGCAGCTTCCTCGTCATTCTACCGGACGCGCGCGGCATGCATCTCTTACGTGAAAGCGGCGAGAGGTTCGCCGGCCTCGCCCCTCGTGTTTCACCTTCGAACCATGCACGGGGAACGTGAAACAGACGTGGCGGCTACGCGATCTGCGAGTACTAGGGTTTACTACCAGTTAGTCGTTGGGGGAGTTGATGACTTCCATGGACGCCACCGGCCGGCCGCTGCGCAGACCGGAGGAAGCGCGAGCATGACGTACCGGGTAGGGATGAAAACGTCGGAAACATCGGTGAAAGCTTTCATATTTTTCAATCGGAAACAAAAATAATACGATATAATCAGAAATAAAAACTGCATCGGTATTAcggtaatttcaaaaataaaaatatatgatCGGGAACGCGTCGATAATGATCGAAACCCGTCGAAACAATATTTTGAAAAATGGTAAATATATTAAACCATAGACCACAATCCTAACATATGACTTGACACATTCCATACACAAGTACTGATGGTTAAGATATTGATCCAATTATCCATCCATCCATGACATGTATCTCATATTATAGTACTAAAAAATTAGACATTAATCCTACCATCCATGACACTCTTCATAGTCCCCTAAATTCAGATCGCTAGGTTGTAATTTATAGTTAGGATGAATAAGTCACGACTCTCTAAAATATAGATATGATAttgtaataataataataatatagAGAGCAGGGTGTGTTGGCATTGTACATGAATACGGTATTTCTATCGGTAAAATACGATAGAATAGCTCGAAAATACGATTTTTCTCGAAAACGATCGGAAGACGTTTAAATTATTTTCATTTCCATATTTTTTGATCATTTTCGTTTTTGTTTTTTATAATTACTTTTATTTTCGTTTAGCTTTAAAAGTCagtaaaattttgaaaataatTTTCAAGAATTAAAAATTACCATTTTTATTTTCATCCTAGCAGGGGGCCGCCCTGGTCCCAGCCGGAGCAGGGCCACGCTCGACTCGATGGCTCGGCTCGGTCGTGTTGACGTGCTGTGTGTGTGGTATAGATAGGTGTGGTAGATGGAGAAATTGAATGGTGGAGCGGCTTAAATCCGGAGCAGTGGCAGCGTGCTCGGCGGCGCCGGAGTAACGCCGGAATTTAAAACCCGCCCGTCCACCGCCGGTCAATGCTGCGAGTACTGTGACAACACGCATCACACGGAACAATTCCTTCCCGTACCGAGGGGGAGAAAGAGCCGGACAGCGCCATCGATGTCGAGCTACTAGCTCCTGCTTCACTCTACTCCGGCGCAGGGAGGGCGGTAGCCGGTAGGCCTGGTAGTAGCTGCACTGTGACTGCTAGCAATGTTCAACTACCGTGATGGATGCTAATCGCTTGCGTGGTACGGCTGCTGCAGATGTGCGTGCCAAGAAGGCCTCGGATATTGCTGGATAGAGGCAAGTAGGTCATTCAGGATAGCTCGCCTCCTTTCGGCCCTGAACGTGCTCGTTTTCTGTTTGGTGATACGGTTGATTCTATCAATAAGCTAAGCAAGTTCCTTCTTGAAAAGGAAGGTCCAGTTTATCCTTTTTCCCCTTTTAGCTGAATGTTCGGTTAATCGGTTCAACTTTTGGGTAGAGTAGGTTTTTGAAGGAAACTGCTGCCCTGACCACTGCTCCATTGGGCCGGGCTGTCAAGAAAAGCTTGTTGGGCTAGTAGTGTTTTTTGTTTGAACGCTGAAAGTTTAAACTAGCAGGAAACTGCTGCTCCATTTGTTTTATCGGGTGAGAAAGTACTCCATCCGTAAAAAAAAATTGCAACTCTAAGGAGTCAaacaattttaaatttaatcaaatttaaataaaataatattaaCATTTGTATCTCCAAATGGATTTAGTATGAAAGTATATTACATGATAGATCTAATAATACTTATTTTATAACATAAATACTAATactattttatataaatttaattaaaattGAAATTGTTTGATTTCTCGGAAAATGAGAGTTGTATTATTTTATGGACGGATTGAGTAAATAGTAATCTCACGAAGAGCGTAGCTGCATTTGCATTTTGGCTCCCCGCCTCCAGTGATCGAGCAGCTGCAAATGCTATACAGCAGCGTTTTAATTTTACCGACTAGTTAACCTCCCACTGTACTATGATGGGTACCCTGCCACACCTCCGATGGTAAGACCACAACATACAGATCATACACAGAGACTGCAATTTTCCTGAAAAAACAAATAATGCTACCTTGGCTGGAACTTTGAACCCAAACTTGTACGATGCTAGCTAGGCGCGCCTGCGTGGCGGCAG from Panicum hallii strain FIL2 chromosome 9, PHallii_v3.1, whole genome shotgun sequence includes:
- the LOC112876080 gene encoding uncharacterized protein LOC112876080, whose product is MVSLQSALLPEASKRPPCLSLVGSAAVASTATSKKRKRDGGDDRDDSRGEVVDGIELNFDAAPLPPEWQRCLDIKSGQIHYYNTRTQKRTWKDPRGEPDYRAAPAAAADEEESANCAPPGLDLELNLTFSPRPALAHQEKKKPKPAAPPPAPARTAAERRPPAEAAEDSREMVAAVCVRCHMLVMMCRASPACPNCKFLHTPSRAAPPPPEPAAPLKLGLQLLCCRD